A genomic segment from Agelaius phoeniceus isolate bAgePho1 chromosome 2, bAgePho1.hap1, whole genome shotgun sequence encodes:
- the RASL11A gene encoding ras-like protein family member 11A, translating into MRLPSMSQPFLLAPIAECPPGPPGAQVRLAVLGARGVGKSAMIVRFLTKRFIGDYEPNTGNLYSRLVHLDGDHVAVQIQDTPGCIQVQEDCVQVLDSLSRCVKWAEGFLLVYSITDYSSYQSVQPLYQHIRKVHPDARTPIIIVGNKADLLHARQVQAKEGLQLADELGSLFLEISTSEDSQGVCDVFQYLCKEVSKLQHASSTDRRRSSIIPRPKSPNMQDLKRRFKQALSSKVK; encoded by the exons ATGCGCCTGCCGAGCAtgtcccagcccttcctgctggcGCCCATCGCCGAGTGCCCTCCGGGGCCGCCTGGCGCCCAGGTCCGCCTGGCCGTGCTGGGTGCCCGCGGCGTCGGCAAGAGCG CCATGATCGTGCGGTTCCTGACCAAGCGCTTCATCGGCGACTACGAGCCCAACACAG GCAACCTCTACTCCCGGCTCGTACATCTGGACGGGGACCACGTTGCCGTGCAGATCCAAGACACGCCGGGATGCATTCAG gtgcaggaggacTGTGTGCAGGTGCTGGACTCCCTGTCCCGGTGTGTGAAGTGGGCAGAGGGCTTCCTGCTGGTCTACTCCATCACAGACTACAGCAGCTACCAGTCTGTCCAGCCTCTCTACCAGCACATTCGCAAGGTGCACCCCGATGCCAGGACTCCCATCATTATTGTGGGGAACAAAGCAGACCTCCTCCACGCCAGGCAAGTACAGGCAAAGGAGGGACTACAGCTGGCAGATGaactgggcagcctgttcttgGAAATCTCCACCAGTGAGGACTCCCAAGGTGTCTGTGATGTCTTCCAGTACCTTTGCAAGGAGGTCAGCAAGCTACAGCATGCCAGCAGCACGGACAGGAGGCGGTCATCCATCATCCCTCGGCCCAAATCTCCCAACATGCAAGATCTAAAGAGACGTTTCAAACAGGCTTTATCTTCCAAAGTCAAGTAA
- the RPL21 gene encoding large ribosomal subunit protein eL21 yields the protein MTNTKGKRRGTRYMFSRPFRKHGVVPLATYMRIYKKGDIVDIKGMGTVQKGMPHKCYHGKTGRVYNVTQHAVGIIVNKQVKGKILAKRINVRIEHIKHSKSRDSFLQRVKENERKKKEAKEKGIWVQLKRQPAPPREAHFVRTNGKDPELLEPIPYEFMA from the exons ATGACGAACAcaaagggaaagaggaggggAACGCGTTACATGTTCTCCAGGCCCTTCCGTAAGCATG GAGTGGTCCCTCTGGCTACCTATATGCGGATCTACAAGAAGGGTGACATAGTTGATATCAAG GGCATGGGTACTGTTCAAAAAGGCATGCCCCACAAGTGTTACCATGGCAAGACTGGAAGGGTGTATAATGTTACTCAGCACGCTGTGGGCATTATTGTTAACAAGCAGGTTAA GGGCAAGATTCTGGCCAAGAGAATTAATGTGCGTATAGAGCATATTAAACATTCCAAGAGCAGAGACAGCTTTCTGCAGCGTgtgaaggaaaatgaaaggaagaaaaaggaagcaaaagaaaaaggcatttgGGTTCAACTGAAACGTCAG CCTGCTCCACCAAGAGAAGCACACTTCGTGAGAACTAATGGCAAGgatccagagctgctggagccaatTCCTTATGAATTCATGGCATAA